A genomic stretch from Rhodobacterales bacterium HKCCA1288 includes:
- the coaBC gene encoding bifunctional phosphopantothenoylcysteine decarboxylase/phosphopantothenate--cysteine ligase CoaBC, translated as MMISGKRILLIIGGGIAAYKCLELIRRLRDQGAAVTPVLTQAAQEFVTPLSVAALAGQKPYTHLFDLTDEAEMGHIELSRASDLVVVAPATANLMAKMAGGHADDLASTLLMATDKPVLIAPAMNVRMWEHPATQRNLAQLLGDGIRSVGPNEGSMACGEFGLGRMAEPDEIVSAIAAQFAEGPLAGRHVLITSGPTHEPIDPVRYIANRSSGAQGAALAAACRDLGARVSFVTGPASVPPPHGVDVIKVETAAQMAKAVTEALPADAAIFAAAVADWRVDNAANQKIKKSGDGALPRLSFAENPDILASVAQMKKGRPTLVVGFAAETENLVDHAQAKLARKGCDWIVANDVSPETGIMGGAYNAVTLITRTGADPWPRLSKSETAARLALRVAEALGQA; from the coding sequence ATCATGATTTCGGGGAAACGTATATTGTTGATCATCGGGGGCGGGATCGCGGCCTATAAATGCCTTGAGCTGATCCGCCGTTTGCGCGACCAAGGGGCCGCTGTTACCCCTGTTCTCACACAGGCGGCACAAGAATTTGTGACACCACTCTCGGTCGCAGCCCTCGCGGGTCAAAAGCCATATACGCATCTTTTTGATCTGACCGATGAGGCCGAAATGGGCCATATCGAATTATCCCGCGCCTCAGATCTAGTTGTGGTGGCTCCAGCAACGGCGAATTTGATGGCCAAAATGGCGGGCGGTCATGCAGATGATCTGGCCTCGACCCTGCTGATGGCAACTGACAAGCCGGTGCTGATCGCCCCTGCAATGAATGTGCGGATGTGGGAACATCCCGCCACGCAACGCAATTTGGCGCAGCTTTTGGGGGATGGGATTCGGTCTGTTGGCCCCAATGAGGGCAGCATGGCCTGCGGTGAATTTGGCCTAGGCCGCATGGCCGAACCCGATGAGATTGTCAGCGCCATTGCCGCGCAATTTGCGGAAGGCCCGCTTGCGGGGCGACATGTTCTGATTACTTCTGGCCCAACACATGAACCCATAGATCCCGTGCGCTATATTGCCAACCGCTCGTCAGGGGCGCAGGGGGCGGCACTTGCTGCGGCCTGTCGCGATTTGGGCGCGCGGGTCAGTTTCGTCACAGGCCCTGCATCCGTGCCACCGCCTCATGGTGTAGATGTGATCAAGGTCGAGACTGCCGCGCAGATGGCAAAGGCCGTGACAGAGGCCCTACCTGCAGATGCCGCTATATTTGCCGCTGCCGTTGCCGATTGGCGCGTGGATAATGCCGCGAACCAAAAGATCAAGAAATCGGGCGATGGCGCGCTGCCCCGTCTCAGCTTTGCGGAAAACCCCGATATTTTGGCATCTGTGGCGCAGATGAAAAAAGGCCGCCCGACCTTGGTTGTAGGCTTTGCCGCCGAAACCGAAAATCTGGTTGATCATGCGCAAGCGAAATTGGCGCGCAAAGGATGTGATTGGATTGTGGCCAATGATGTGTCCCCTGAAACGGGGATCATGGGGGGTGCATATAATGCGGTCACGCTGATCACGCGCACAGGCGCCGATCCATGGCCACGCTTGAGCAAATCTGAGACTGCAGCACGGCTTGCCCTGCGCGTGGCCGAG